AGATGTTAAAGCATGATATGATGCTAAAAAAGCAAATAGTTCACCATCGTTTTGTGATTCTATCATCTTTTTTATCATACCAAAATAGTTACCAATATGTATAGTACCTGATGGTTGAATTCCTGATAATATTCTCAAAATTAAAATCCTTCAAATTTTTTTTGAGATTATATCTAATTTAGGCTAAAATAGAAACTTCAACAAACAAAAAGAAAAGAGTGGAAAGTGCAAGAGTATATAAAATCAAAATTAGATAATTTTTACCAAATCATAGAGTATCATCAAGGTATTTTAGGAATAAATGACACACTTGGAAATAATGAGTATTTAAGCATAAAAGATAAAATTTTTAATATTTTAAATCTTTTTTCTGTAATGGATCCACAATTTGAAACAAAATTGATGAAAAAATTTTTAAATGATACAGTTTGTTTGATTGAGCACTTTTATAATATTGATATGAAATACAATGCTAAACAAATCTATGATGAATATGATAATAAAGATGAAATAAAATTTGAAGATTTTGAGAAAGAGTTTAAAAAAGTATTAAAAGATGAAAAATTGCGAGCTGTAAAGGTTATGAATACAAAGCTTTATTATCTTGATTTATATATTTGGAATGAAGCTATGCGATCACAAATTCTTACTAAATTTATTAAAAACTTTACAACTTCAAATATCTTTGGAACAAGAGACTTTTTAAGACACACAAATAAAAATTTTAACTCTATTTGTCAATTTAAAATTAATTCAACTTGCAAACCTTTAGAAGTTGAATACTCTAAAAATGAAATTGGTGAGTTAAAATCTTTAGAACCAAAAGAAGAAATAGAGTGTGAAGATATTGTTCAAAAGTTAGTAGATTCCAAAAAGAATATACGCTTTTTTAAAGATATGAGAGATGAAGATATAAAACATATTGTTAAAGATGTTAAGTTTATTAGATATAAGCCCCATGAAGTAATTATAAGCTTGTATGATGAGGGCGATGATATATTTTTTATTGTTGAGGGAAGTTGTAGGGCAATTATAGGTGCAAATATAGTTGGTGAAATTAAACAAAATCAAATCTTTGGAGAGTTTGCTCCTATTACAAAAGAGAAAAGAAGTGCAACAGTAAGAGCAAATACAAAAGTAAAGGTAATAAGTTTTAAACTTGCACTTGAATTATATGAAGAAGACCCTTATGTCTTTACACAACTTTACAAAAATGTAATAAGTGAATTAGTACAAAAGATAAATGCAAAGAATTTAAATAAGCTTTAATCTAGTCTTTATTCTTTGCTCTAACATATTTATATGCATGATTAAATTGTAATACTCACCCATAAATGATAAAGGAACTTTAGTCTCTTTTGATATCTCATCTTGTAAATCTTGAAGTTTTTCAAGTTGTGTTTGTAGTTGCTCTTTATTTAAATATCCAATCTCTATTTCTACACTTTTTACTTCATCATACCATTTATATATTTTTGAACGCATGCTCCATTGATAAAGTGGTAATACACCTTTAAATAAAGGAAAAAGTAAAGTAAGCAAAGGAA
The window above is part of the Malaciobacter marinus genome. Proteins encoded here:
- a CDS encoding cyclic nucleotide-binding domain-containing protein, with product MQEYIKSKLDNFYQIIEYHQGILGINDTLGNNEYLSIKDKIFNILNLFSVMDPQFETKLMKKFLNDTVCLIEHFYNIDMKYNAKQIYDEYDNKDEIKFEDFEKEFKKVLKDEKLRAVKVMNTKLYYLDLYIWNEAMRSQILTKFIKNFTTSNIFGTRDFLRHTNKNFNSICQFKINSTCKPLEVEYSKNEIGELKSLEPKEEIECEDIVQKLVDSKKNIRFFKDMRDEDIKHIVKDVKFIRYKPHEVIISLYDEGDDIFFIVEGSCRAIIGANIVGEIKQNQIFGEFAPITKEKRSATVRANTKVKVISFKLALELYEEDPYVFTQLYKNVISELVQKINAKNLNKL